A segment of the Oncorhynchus clarkii lewisi isolate Uvic-CL-2024 chromosome 11, UVic_Ocla_1.0, whole genome shotgun sequence genome:
ACAATAGAGCAAATGTAATTTGGTTTAGGCCATGATGATAGCCATATCTACAGTTCTATTTAAAGCTTTAGCTACATAGTTTTAAATGGCTATTTTCATTTATAGCCTACAGTTATAAGTCTAGATTAATGCTTAGTCTACATTAAACGAGGTGATACGCTAACGTTAATCATGTAAAATATACCATTCATGAGGGACTGATGACTAGTTATACATTTTAAATGATTGATATTACTGTATTCAAATCAATCTGTGAAATTGTGCCTCATTTTTTTATGACTGATGTTTGCTACTTGTGTAATTTGAATGAAAGTGTCTCTCTTCTCCAGGTGAGTTGGTGGACGTCTTACGAGACAATGACTACCTCTTGATTCATTCCTGTCGTCAATGGACTACAATCACTGCACACAGTCTGGAGGAAGGCCATTATGTCATTGGGCCCAAAATAGAGATCCCGGTACATTATGAAGGTTCGTTAAATCACTGTTCCATTTTTAAATCTACTTTGTCAGTGGTTCACGTGGCAATGTTTATTCAGATGTATGTGAATGCCTTCAAGTAATATTAATCAGTAAACTAAACCCACTCAACCTTTACAACATTCACTATGACTCTCCCTTGCCACAGTCTAGCATATCATTTAAGCAACCTATTTTACATCACACTTCACGTGGACTGATTAGACAGATCTTTGCTAAaagatggggcggcagggtagcctagtggttagagtagtggttagactagtaaccgaaaggttgcaagttcaaacccccgagctgacaaggtacaaatctgtcgttctgtaaataagaatttgttcttaactgacttgcctagtaaaataaaggtaaaaaaaagaagCTTTTTTTTATTGTTAAAAATGCCTTTCTAAAGCCATTGAAGTTAATCAAGGAAAAATACATTGATTTGTACAACCAGTACATTTTAAATCCTGTGCTAGAATCAAATATGCAACATGCACATTGTACTGTTTGCTCAGGGTTTAGAACAGGCACAGTCACATTTCACTAATCTTAAAAGCCTCTCAGGCTTGAATCAATGATTACACAGACGGTACCCTTTTTACATCACTGACTCTCTGCTGCGCCTGCGCCAATCCAACTGATCTGGCCGATGGGACCTCAGACTGACATATGATCAATGCTCTCGCCTCACAGCATATGGGAAGTGTACTTAGTCAGACTGTAAAACTGATTCACGGAAACACTGTACATAACTGGAACATTGAGGTTGCAATGAAAGCTTGGCCTGGTGCAGGCTGAGGCTACTGCTGGGAACCAGGGTTATTCAGATAGCAATGTTCCCAAAGGGTCTTTGTTGTGTGTTGACTGAAATATTTCAGAGATATTTCCTTTTGATGCACAGACTAAACTAAAAGGGCCTATCCTATCCAGTAACATAAACAAAGGTAACATGCAGCCAGGCTATCCTGTCTGATTCTCTCCACCCCTTCCTGTAGGTCAGTTTAAGCTGCTGGAGCAGGACAGAGATGTCAAGGAGCCGGTGCAGTACTTCaacagtgtggaggaggtggcCAAAGCATTTCCCGAACGGGTGTATGTCATGGAGGAAATTACGTTCAATGTGAAGGTCAGTTGCTATTGGTTGATAGTTAATTATAAGTTGATTTTAGCCTTAGTGACTTGTAAGTTATGTACATTTCCAAAATCTACAGATGTGACATTGTCATAAGGAGGTCAATTGGAGTGTTTAGGGGTTATAGTTATGTGATCTTTAGGCTATGAGACTACAATCCAACACGTCCTCGTCTCACAGATGGCTTCGGGCGAATGCAACGAGGACACGGAGGTGTACAACATCACACTAAGCACCGGTGATGAGCTCACCCTCATGGGCCAGGCAGAGATCCTGTACGCCAAGGCGTCCAAGGAGAAGTCTCGCTTCAACACCATCTTCAAGAAAATCGGCAAGCTCAACTCCATCAGCAAGATCGCGAGCCGTAGCAAGATGCCCTGCCTCATCTGCATGAACCACCGGACCAACGAGTGTCAGCCTGCCCTTCCAGTGTAAGGGTCGCTTCAGCACCTGTAGCCCCCTAGAGCTTCAGATGCAGGAGGGGGAGCACACCATCCGCAACATCGTGGAGAAGACCCGGCTGCCCGTCAATGTCAGCGTGCCTGGCAGCCCACCGCGCAACCAGCATGACGTCCACCTGATCCGCGAGAGTCACCGCTACAAGTTGGTCAACATCCAGACCAAGACGGTGGTGGTGGGCTGCGTGCTGCGCAGTAACAAGATCATCCCCGTCCACTTCCCGCTCCACATGGCCTCCATGCCCAAGTTCATCATCCCTGAAGGGTTGCTTCAGAACGAGCTGTGGCTGGACACCATGGTGCACCGCTGGTTCACCTACTGCCAGGAGCAGTTTGACATTGACGACTATTCCCGTGCTGTGCGTGATGTCAGGACCGACTGGAATGACGTTGATGGGAGGAGCCCCAAGAAGAGTAGTGGTGGTAGCAGCAACGGCTGCCCCTCGCACATGCCCAGCTCTCTCACGTACGCCCGTGACGAGCTTACCCAGTCATTCCACCGGCTCTCGGTGTGTGTCTATGGCAACAACCTGCACAGCAACAGCGAGGTCAACCTGCAGGGCTGCATGACGCTGTGCGGAGACTGGGTGCTCCTGCCATCCGAGGGCGTGCTGGCTGATTCAGTTGACACAGAGTACCTCTTCCCTGAGCTGCTGGAGGACATGAGCAAGTCGGATGTTCCCTACGAGGAGCTGTGGCTGGACCACTTGAGATCAAGTCGGGGAAGAGGAGGGCACAGTGTAGGCGGCGAGGATCCAAGAAGCACCAGCAACACCATCGCCACCTCCATGGCTGTCATATCATACCCCGCCTCCTCCTCTCATATGGGTCCAATGGTCAGCTCTGAAATCTGTCTAGCTCCGCCCCCAGTCCCACCAAAGTCTGAAGCTGTGAGTACACATGAGTTCTATCATCATGGCTACATTTAACAactaatattacagtattactacCAAGCAAATTGGAGAAAATATTGATGTTACTGATATAATTGGCTTATGATCAGATGTAGGCCCAGTGTTTGAGACATTACATTGTAACAATATAATATTCTTTACTAGTGTAAACATCCTCTCACAGCTAAAAACAAACCATCTCCCAAATTACCTAGCAGTTGTTCATTGCTTGTTTTCACTGGCTGTTTTGGAGTGGTTTGAGGCTTTCTGATTTACCTTCACCTTCCTCTCCAGGTGAAGGTAGAATGCCGTCATTTGAACGCCCCTCCCATTCCCCCCCGAAGTTCCAAGCAGATGATGTCCACCCCAACGCCGGCTGTAGATAAGGCTCGGCAGACGGAAACGCGCTCTCCAAGCCCCACTCTCTCCTATTATTCCTCAGGCCTACACAGCATGTAAAATCCCAATGTGTAGCCTCATCATTTGCGCATACCTTTTGACTTCAATGCATGTTTCACACTCAATTTAGGATTTTGTCTTGCACGGTCTACGGATTTTATTCTGATCCTAGATGATACATTGAAATTACCATAAAAAAACAACTTATGTACACACTTCCTTACACATTGCTGACTAGTTAATAGCCCTTGTTTCCCTCCCAATGGTCTGGAGTGTTGGGCTACATTTAGCCCTATGTGACATTATTTCAGAATATTTTAGCAGTGTTTAGACTCAACTTGTACCTAGTTCTTTCACTAACTTTGGTATTTTTGTTTTGCTCGCAGCAGTGGAGGAGAGAATGAAGTGACAGAGGCAGACGAGCAGAACCACGTATGTTACCCCTGTAACTGGGTCAAGGGCAACAAGGAGTGCCTGACAGCATCCCACGTGAGCCCACCTCTCGACGGCGTACTCTCCTGCCCTTCTAGACTATCGTGGCCCAACGACTTCTGTGGAGGGGATTCTCAAAGCATGGAGGAGTTTCTTCCCATCCCCTGTCGAAGTTACTACAGCTATCCCAGAAAAAGATCCTCTGGCACACCCAAGTCGCCATGCCTTTTGGACTttgatagaaaagagcagaagggCGGTAGCGCCATCCCCTTGAAATCCCACAAAGCCTCATACACTAATCAGTTTTGCACCAAGTCGTTGAGCTACACCCTGGAAATGTACAGAGACAATATGATAGACGAATGCAACACTAAACAAAGCCTATCGTGCCCCATCTTGCCACCGAGGACGCCCAAATCAAACGAGACATGTAAAGATTCTGTCGAAGATACGGCACAGGACACTCTAAAGTGCCTGGTCAGCCAACAACACGACCAGGTCACAACGACAGAAATATTCTCCATCTCCTATCCCCCCCTACCGCCactgtcctccccctccctgCCAGTGCCCGGAGGACAATGGCAACCACCCACCAACCTCTCTGGACTTTCCATCGAAGAGGTGTCCAAATCGTTACGGTTCATCGGCATTTCCGGTGACATTGTGTCTTCGTTCGTGACAGAGAAAATCGATGGGAATCTACTTCTGCAGCTTACGGAGGAGATTCTGACGGAGGACTTCAAGTTAAGCAAACTCCAAGTGAAGAAACTCATGCAGTTTATTAAAGGTTGGAGGCCTAAAATATAGCCAAACCCTTTAACAAAATGTTTTGTACTCAAATGCTATGCACATCCAGAAATGATTTTGGGGGTTATTTCATATAGCAGAAGTTGGCCAGATGAAACAACTCTGCACATTCAAGTTCTTTGAGAAGGATAACACATGAATTGGGCATAGTATATAAATGACTATATACCCTCAATAACCCACACTCAACGTTAAGCTTTCTTGTTAAACCAGAAAACCGAAGGTGGCTGCCTAACTTGTCAATCCAGCTCTCCGAAGTCCAACCCTGGTAATCATTACAGTTGTCTATGTAACAGggatgtgtttgttgtgtgttcgTCATTATATCTGTTTGTACTCTTTAGGGACATTCCCTCAACTCCGTTACTATTTGCTTTAACCCAAAGCCTTTCAATAGAAGTAATGAGGTTATTCATGAAAGTTTGCGATCCAAGCGATAGCATTTAACTaatttatgcgtgtgtgtgcttcTTGTAATGCTGAATTAATATGCAAGTAATAACCACCAATACAATAACTTCATATTCCACATAATGAAATGCACTTGAGTAAAACCACTGTTGCCAGTACAAATAGACTGTGAATCAACTCATGACAAGTGTCCTTAAAtctatatttcatttttttaaaaccAATGTTGACTTTGTAATGGTTAAAGGAAGCATTGGGGTTCAAGAAACAACTACCAGGATGTACCGTTGCTAAAGGACAATGGTTTGACAAATTAAACGGAGAACTTGCTATTTAAACTAAGGATATGTTACATGGGTTTTAAAGAGTATTTAATAACTACTAGCCATTTATTAATTTGATATAATCTGGGATAACAATATCTTCCCTTATTGTACAGATTCTCTGACTTGAGACTGACCAGACTAATCTGCCTGAACCCACCATAGACCATTAACTATACTACATTTAGCTGGGGTTCAAGGTGGTGAAGGGTAACAAAACGTTCAGATAGATATGCTTTGTATAGCAGTTATGATTCATGTATAGAAACGTGAAATCATGTTACGACTATAGCTATCTGCAACATTTCACCTTACTGAATACACCATGTCATTTTTCCAGTGTTTGTGTGTCAAATTACTGTACTGTTATGACAGTAAATGTTCAGTAGCACAGGACCATGAACTGGAAAATGCATCTACAAACTGTCATGGGAAAACGTACTAACTTATGGACCCCCATTATGTTTTGACCTAACTCTATGGTTGTCTGTGATCAATAAACATGGACACGTCTTATCTTTTGGCTGAGCTACAATGACGACAACCTTGCAAATGCACAGCGAAGGACTGCTGTTTTATTCAATGATTCGCCATGCAGTGCCttccaaacaaacaaaaagacagTTAAACAATGAAGTGTCTAATTTGAGTGTGTTAGAATTCATTtaagcattttttttaaacaatcatAAAAAGACTGAAGACAGGGCTTCATGTACTAACTTCATAATCTATAAGGAACAACATCACTATATCGTGGGCAACAGTCCATTGGTCCTGTTTGAATACTATAGGAACGCATGCTTCCTCGTTCCCTTGAAGAAATCTCTGCTccttaaaggaaaattccaccctaaaattataatttggtatttgtttcattagtccattgttgatgtAGTCCCAAAATGTCAGCAATTACGTTTaagatatataactttcaaaatacagcaGTACAGCCGGGTTTCATGCATTTTGCTTCTTATGACGCAACAGGCGTCATACCggctgtatttatgtatttagaAAGTGATAttaaacttgattgctgacatgcaaaacattttagttgaatcagtgattacttcaaggaaggGTGTGTTTTTAAAGTATTCAAACATAGTTAAGTTGTGTCTCGGAGGGGCCTCATTGGGAGAGATGTGTGCATTTCAGATCCAGGGCTCccagcccacccagaccctccccagaATGTTGGGGTCCATGGCCTGGTCCAAAAGACAGTCCACCTGGCTCTCTACCGACAGGCTGTCGGGCCCCAGCCGGGCACGCACATTATGCTCCTCATTTCCCAATGCCACAGACTGCATGGCCTTGAAGGCAGAGTCCTTCTCCAAGCCCAGCTTCAGCTCCTCACTAAAAACAAACAAGAGAGACTAAGGGCCAGATTCAGCCATCCTACCATAGAAATGTTTACTAAGGCCGGGATTCAAACAAGCGCTAATAAATTACTAGTGCACTGCGATTAACTGATCAGGGATTTCTGCTTTAGCCAACATCCG
Coding sequences within it:
- the LOC139420228 gene encoding LOW QUALITY PROTEIN: GRB2-associated and regulator of MAPK protein 1-like (The sequence of the model RefSeq protein was modified relative to this genomic sequence to represent the inferred CDS: inserted 2 bases in 1 codon) produces the protein MDLGSMLYNNLKDVSWSTTSLPLDRLVSVYRLPQIVKLDSGELVDVLRDNDYLLIHSCRQWTTITAHSLEEGHYVIGPKIEIPVHYEGQFKLLEQDRDVKEPVQYFNSVEEVAKAFPERVYVMEEITFNVKMASGECNEDTEVYNITLSTGDELTLMGQAEILYAKASKEKSRFNTIFKKIGKLNSISKIASRSKMPCLICMNHRTNEXVSLPFQCKGRFSTCSPLELQMQEGEHTIRNIVEKTRLPVNVSVPGSPPRNQHDVHLIRESHRYKLVNIQTKTVVVGCVLRSNKIIPVHFPLHMASMPKFIIPEGLLQNELWLDTMVHRWFTYCQEQFDIDDYSRAVRDVRTDWNDVDGRSPKKSSGGSSNGCPSHMPSSLTYARDELTQSFHRLSVCVYGNNLHSNSEVNLQGCMTLCGDWVLLPSEGVLADSVDTEYLFPELLEDMSKSDVPYEELWLDHLRSSRGRGGHSVGGEDPRSTSNTIATSMAVISYPASSSHMGPMVSSEICLAPPPVPPKSEAVKVECRHLNAPPIPPRSSKQMMSTPTPAVDKARQTETRSPSPTLSYYSSGLHSISGGENEVTEADEQNHVCYPCNWVKGNKECLTASHVSPPLDGVLSCPSRLSWPNDFCGGDSQSMEEFLPIPCRSYYSYPRKRSSGTPKSPCLLDFDRKEQKGGSAIPLKSHKASYTNQFCTKSLSYTLEMYRDNMIDECNTKQSLSCPILPPRTPKSNETCKDSVEDTAQDTLKCLVSQQHDQVTTTEIFSISYPPLPPLSSPSLPVPGGQWQPPTNLSGLSIEEVSKSLRFIGISGDIVSSFVTEKIDGNLLLQLTEEILTEDFKLSKLQVKKLMQFIKGWRPKI